A window of Halobacillus naozhouensis genomic DNA:
AATAAAATTAGAAATGTGTTCACCCTTATTGAAGAAATGCCGCAACCTACTATCGCTGCAATCAATGGCTACGCATTGGGAGGTGGTTTTGAACTCGCTTTAGCTTGTGATTTTCGTTTAGCCGTTTCCCAAGCAAAAATGGGATTAACGGAAGTGAGTTGGGCCATTATACCGGGTGCTGGCGGGACTCAACGACTCACAAATTTAATTGGCCCCTCTCACGCCAAAGAGCTTATCCTGACCGCTCGGAGGATTGATGCTAAAGCGGCTAAGGATTTAGGCATTTTGAATAAGGAAGTGCCAGAAGAGGAGTTACTTAAACAAGCAACATCTCTCGCAAATGAAATCACATCTAACGCTCCACTGGCAGTGACTCAGGCTAAATACGCAATTAACCAAGCAACTAACGTCGACATTCACACTGGTTTAGCAATAGAAGCTAAAGCCTATGAAGTGATAATTCCTACTGAAGACCGAATTGAAGCCTTACATGCTTTTAAAGAAAAACGACCAGCCAACTTCAAAGGAAAATAATCTTACGAGGAATTTAAAGGGAAGCGTAATAAAACAAAGGGAGGAACTGACTTGAAACCAGTAATTGACGAAAGCGACCTGCATCACCGATATAAAAAAGAAATAGTTCACACAATGGAGAGTGAGCCGTATGCTCAGTTCTTGGGAATTAGATTGACGGAGATCGGTGAAGGAACGGCCGTGGCAGAATTAGATATCGAGGACCACATGTTAAATTCACATGGAACAGTTCATGGGGCGATAACATTTGCCATCGCCGATTATGTATTCGCAGCAGCTTCCAACTCTTACGGAAAAACCTCTGTCGGCATATCCACTACGGTTAACTATATGGCTGCCGGAGAAAAAGGAACTCGACTTAAGGCAACAGCAACTGAAGAAAAGAAGAATCACAGAATGGCCTGGTATAAGGTCAAAGTCGAAAGCGACAATGAACTAATCGCTACTATGGAAGCGGTAGCCTACCGTAAAAGTCACTATTTTGTTCCATTAGAAGAGTAATAGATCCATCTATATAGCGTAAGAAGATTTAAAAAGAGCATCATGTGTCAACCGCCCCCACTTGTTAGTTGTTTCCATCAAGTGGGGGCAGTTTTTTATAGCATTTTTTCTCCAATACCGTTAAGAGATATACAATGGTAACCTTTAGTTTAACTAAATGAATTAAATGGGCTACCCAAAATCATTAAAAGTTCTTTTGACCTGGGTGTTTGTGCGTGATGTGATTTATTTCAATCTATTATTCTATGGTACAGAAACAAACGGTCAGTGCTTAATAATTCGACTTTCATAAGGCTGCAGAGTTAGGTGCTCAAAAACTTTCATTTGATCACTATGATTCATAACAAAAGTAAAGGACTCTTCCTCTGTATGACGACGATAGACTTCCACATCGTTCTCAGATGCCACAATTGAAATACCGTTATCGCCCACTATTTCCTTGGCGATAGCATCCATCGATTGCTCTCCAAGTCCTCCGCCGATGTAGTAAACTTTCCCTTTTCCATACGAATTTCGAGTTACTGCAGCGTATTGTCCATAAAGCCCATCCTGATACCGAAACAGAACTTCCGCTGTTTCAGCAATGATTAAATCTCTCCAAATCGCTACATGCGAAGTTTCTCCATTAAAGTCGCCTTTTCCTTCGACTGCAGCCGTTCTTTCTTTTGTTAAAGATTCAACTTCTTCGACCCTTATTCCTGTTAAGGAGCGGACTGGACCTGGGAGCGGCTCTTTGAAATAAATCGTGTTATCTTTATTCTTTAAACCCGCTCGATAGGAAAAGACGACCGTCCCGCCTTTCTCCGCAAAGGCAGCTAACTGATCCGCTAATCTTTGATCGATGATTTGCATAGCAGGGACAAGGACAACCTTATAGGTCGAAAGGTCTCTGTCACTAGGAATAACATCGATATGGGTATTCAAAGAATAGAATGGCCGATATAGACGCATAAGTTCTTCTTTAAAATCGAAATCTTTACTCTGAATCTGTGAACGCCACGACCAAATATTATCGTAATCATAGATGACAGCAACCTCGGACTTTATGGGTGAGTCAAGGACATCTTCATACGAAGAAATCTCATCGAATAACGATTGGACTTCTTCATACTTCCTCCCATACTGATTATCGTGATCAATGACCCCATAACAAAACTGCTCGGCTCCCCTTGTCATTCCTCGCCAACGGAAATAGAGCATATGGTTGCAGCCGTGGGCAAATGCCTGGTAAGACCACATTTTAGCTTGGTTAGGACGCGGCAGGTAACCAATCACATCGTGTCCCTGGGCCCCCATCAATTCCTCGACGATCCAGAAGTTTTGATCTAGTAAGCCGCGATTGAAATCAAGCGTCATTGCAATCTCAGCCGGAGGGATCGGTTCCTCAAGCCCGCCCCACACCGGATAGTTATCATAGGAAACGAAGTCCATTGGCCACAGGTTCTCTGCATGATCAAACCATTTGTTGAAAAATCCTCCGGCTACGTTCGTAGTCACGTGCTGGTGCGGTCCTTTATACCATTTTACGATATTCGTCATTTCATGGGCGAAGCTATTGAGGGAAGCTGAACGGAATCTTGCCCAATCCAGTTTTAACCCGGGGTTGTGGGTCGTGATGGTTGGTTTTGGGACTGGAATTTCATTGAACTGGTTGTACGTCTGTCCCCAAAAGATTGTTCCCCAGCGTTCATTTAAGCTGTCAATGTCGTGGTATTTCTCAGCCAGGAATTCATGGAACTTAGCATGACACTGATCACAGTAGCATTGGTCACTGCCTTCATGGCCGAACTCATTATCGACTTGCCATACCACAATCGCTTGTTCATTTTGATAGTGTTGCACTAATTCTTTCGTAATGCGAGCGCTATGCTCCCTATAGACATCCGAATTAAAACAATATTGGCGACGCCCGCCAAAAACCCTTTTATGACCATATTCATCTTCAGATAA
This region includes:
- a CDS encoding enoyl-CoA hydratase-related protein encodes the protein MAKVSMEITDSLATITLNRPERLNCFDYDMLQQLEETLQTLQFDRNIRAVIFTGAGEKAFSAGADLKERQTLTEKEVRRNVNKIRNVFTLIEEMPQPTIAAINGYALGGGFELALACDFRLAVSQAKMGLTEVSWAIIPGAGGTQRLTNLIGPSHAKELILTARRIDAKAAKDLGILNKEVPEEELLKQATSLANEITSNAPLAVTQAKYAINQATNVDIHTGLAIEAKAYEVIIPTEDRIEALHAFKEKRPANFKGK
- a CDS encoding PaaI family thioesterase codes for the protein MKPVIDESDLHHRYKKEIVHTMESEPYAQFLGIRLTEIGEGTAVAELDIEDHMLNSHGTVHGAITFAIADYVFAAASNSYGKTSVGISTTVNYMAAGEKGTRLKATATEEKKNHRMAWYKVKVESDNELIATMEAVAYRKSHYFVPLEE
- a CDS encoding beta-galactosidase, translated to MPYLGVDYYPEHWPKDMMKEDIQGIKEMGANIVRIGEFAWHLMESKEGEFDFSYFDTVIESLKENGLDVMFGTPTATFPAWLADQYPSILSEDEYGHKRVFGGRRQYCFNSDVYREHSARITKELVQHYQNEQAIVVWQVDNEFGHEGSDQCYCDQCHAKFHEFLAEKYHDIDSLNERWGTIFWGQTYNQFNEIPVPKPTITTHNPGLKLDWARFRSASLNSFAHEMTNIVKWYKGPHQHVTTNVAGGFFNKWFDHAENLWPMDFVSYDNYPVWGGLEEPIPPAEIAMTLDFNRGLLDQNFWIVEELMGAQGHDVIGYLPRPNQAKMWSYQAFAHGCNHMLYFRWRGMTRGAEQFCYGVIDHDNQYGRKYEEVQSLFDEISSYEDVLDSPIKSEVAVIYDYDNIWSWRSQIQSKDFDFKEELMRLYRPFYSLNTHIDVIPSDRDLSTYKVVLVPAMQIIDQRLADQLAAFAEKGGTVVFSYRAGLKNKDNTIYFKEPLPGPVRSLTGIRVEEVESLTKERTAAVEGKGDFNGETSHVAIWRDLIIAETAEVLFRYQDGLYGQYAAVTRNSYGKGKVYYIGGGLGEQSMDAIAKEIVGDNGISIVASENDVEVYRRHTEEESFTFVMNHSDQMKVFEHLTLQPYESRIIKH